In one window of Vicinamibacteria bacterium DNA:
- a CDS encoding AbrB/MazE/SpoVT family DNA-binding domain-containing protein — MAKVTSKLQVTIPKALAEKYGIEPGDEIQWSASGDGIRLSPGRTLPKLNTEKRLQLFDRATERQQKRQADRDEMTREASDRGWTRDELYERGRSH, encoded by the coding sequence GTGGCGAAAGTAACGAGCAAGCTCCAAGTCACGATACCCAAGGCCCTCGCGGAGAAATACGGCATCGAGCCTGGTGACGAAATCCAGTGGTCCGCCTCCGGAGACGGGATCCGCTTGAGTCCGGGCCGCACCTTGCCGAAGTTGAATACGGAGAAGCGCCTTCAGCTCTTCGATCGAGCGACCGAGCGGCAACAGAAGAGGCAGGCGGATCGCGACGAAATGACGCGCGAAGCGAGCGATCGAGGTTGGACGAGGGACGAGCTCTACGAACGTGGCCGCTCTCATTGA
- a CDS encoding glycosyltransferase family 2 protein: MVTPPTLSIVLPVFNEEAGLMELHRRLVGTLETMGESFELLYVDDGSADQTLRLLRELASQDQRVVVLALSRNFGHQIALTAGLDHGRGEAIVTMDSDLQDPPELLPDLVARWREGYDVVYARRRARPGETAFKRGSAFLFYRALRMLTRIDIPTDTGDFRLLSRKAAEALRSLPEQQRFLRGLVAWIGFRQFSVDYDRPARQSGESKYRLRDMMRLAKAAAFGFSSLPIGLLGLAGALVSVGALAAVLLTDTPALVGSIFFLGGVQLLGLWVVGEYVATIASEVRRRPLYVVREALNLPSIAARDA; encoded by the coding sequence ATGGTGACCCCTCCGACCCTCAGCATCGTGCTTCCGGTATTCAACGAGGAGGCCGGTCTGATGGAGCTCCATCGCCGCCTCGTCGGCACCCTCGAAACGATGGGGGAGAGCTTCGAGCTTCTCTATGTCGATGACGGAAGCGCCGATCAAACCCTTCGTTTGCTTCGCGAACTGGCTTCCCAGGATCAACGAGTCGTGGTCCTGGCTCTGAGTCGCAACTTCGGCCACCAGATCGCCCTGACCGCCGGGCTGGACCACGGGCGAGGTGAAGCGATCGTCACGATGGACTCGGATCTCCAGGATCCTCCGGAGCTGCTGCCGGACCTCGTCGCCCGCTGGAGGGAGGGCTACGACGTGGTCTACGCCCGCCGGCGAGCTCGACCGGGGGAGACGGCGTTCAAGCGGGGAAGCGCCTTCCTGTTCTACCGCGCGCTTCGGATGCTCACCCGGATCGACATACCGACCGATACCGGCGACTTCCGCCTCCTGTCCCGAAAAGCAGCCGAAGCGCTGCGAAGTCTTCCCGAGCAGCAGCGGTTTCTGCGAGGGCTCGTCGCCTGGATCGGCTTTCGCCAGTTTAGCGTCGACTACGACCGCCCGGCGCGCCAGAGCGGCGAGAGCAAGTATCGCTTGCGCGACATGATGCGTCTGGCGAAAGCGGCGGCGTTCGGCTTCAGCAGCCTTCCCATCGGCTTGCTGGGCCTCGCCGGTGCTCTCGTGAGCGTGGGCGCACTCGCTGCCGTGTTGCTTACCGATACCCCGGCGCTCGTGGGCTCGATCTTCTTCCTCGGGGGAGTCCAGTTACTGGGGCTGTGGGTCGTCGGGGAGTACGTCGCCACGATCGCCTCGGAAGTGCGGCGACGACCGCTCTACGTCGTTCGCGAGGCGTTGAACCTTCCGTCGATTGCTGCGAGAGACGCGTAG
- a CDS encoding sulfatase-like hydrolase/transferase: MKIFCAHPRLSRRRAALVSLSVFLAISCGGPEQISLIDRVLAEPVKGVVPGELELDGARLPSLGLDFPGRLDLEVTLPAHPELTFSFAVASESRAPRARVEFAASVIHDRFAVPVFRRTLRADDQNRWHQARLDLAAWAGRNVTLRFENRPVRSLNEVPWADRIRVSWGDPRVAERTPPQMPASPSVILIVVDTLRFDTLGVHGFDGPVSPSLDWLALESVRFEQAFAAAPWTKPSIASLLTGLSPLSHGVLEKNGITSYATSTLSEQAVTIAEVLSGQGFETVAFVSNSWLAADFGYAQGFGRYSIEANDGAVIERAREWLAARDPESPFFLYLHFLGPHAPYVAPERDYLALKTSSSLGKDRPISPADPARARHLDATPWANREENARLVSWRAKYAAAVRRLDRQLGTLLGELRSSGRLDRSWVVLTSDHGEEFLEHGSWEHGHSLCDHQLHVPLWIRKPGAAWAGRRISELVSLEDVMPTLLSVLSMPIPPAVQGRDRSPWLSDGDPPHDAPGEGLVASGVVNEPGLLSLRTDGLHLIWDEGSGRIELYDTVEDPEETENLANESHDEITKLQRLLAGRVAEISSQGRLDGESVPIPDRLRDQLRALGYIP, from the coding sequence ATGAAGATATTCTGCGCCCACCCACGGCTCAGTAGACGACGAGCGGCCCTGGTCAGTCTCTCGGTCTTCCTGGCGATCTCTTGTGGCGGGCCCGAGCAAATCTCACTCATTGATCGCGTGCTCGCGGAACCGGTGAAGGGGGTGGTTCCAGGCGAGCTCGAGCTCGACGGTGCCCGTCTCCCTTCCCTCGGGCTCGATTTTCCCGGACGGCTGGACCTCGAGGTGACGCTTCCGGCTCATCCCGAGCTGACGTTCTCCTTCGCGGTTGCGAGCGAGAGCCGAGCGCCGCGCGCCCGTGTCGAGTTCGCCGCGAGCGTGATTCACGATCGGTTTGCCGTCCCGGTGTTTCGGCGAACGCTGCGGGCGGATGATCAAAATCGCTGGCATCAGGCGAGACTCGACCTGGCAGCGTGGGCGGGCCGGAACGTCACGTTGCGATTCGAGAATCGGCCCGTGCGGAGTCTGAACGAAGTGCCCTGGGCCGACCGGATACGAGTTTCCTGGGGTGACCCTCGGGTTGCGGAACGAACTCCTCCGCAAATGCCGGCGTCGCCCTCGGTCATTCTCATCGTCGTCGACACGCTTCGCTTCGACACTCTCGGCGTCCACGGATTCGATGGGCCGGTTTCCCCGAGCCTCGACTGGCTGGCCCTCGAATCGGTTCGCTTCGAGCAGGCCTTTGCGGCCGCCCCCTGGACGAAGCCCTCGATCGCGTCCCTGCTGACGGGACTCTCTCCTTTGAGTCATGGTGTGCTGGAAAAGAATGGAATCACGTCGTACGCCACGAGCACCTTGTCGGAGCAGGCGGTGACGATCGCCGAGGTCCTGAGCGGACAGGGATTCGAGACCGTTGCCTTCGTCTCGAACAGCTGGCTCGCGGCCGATTTCGGCTACGCGCAGGGCTTCGGTCGCTACTCCATCGAGGCGAACGACGGCGCGGTCATCGAGCGGGCCCGTGAATGGCTGGCGGCCCGAGATCCCGAGTCGCCCTTCTTTCTTTATCTGCATTTCCTGGGCCCGCATGCACCTTACGTGGCTCCGGAGCGCGATTACCTCGCATTGAAGACGAGCTCGAGCCTGGGGAAGGACCGCCCGATATCGCCGGCCGATCCGGCACGCGCTCGCCATCTCGATGCGACACCGTGGGCGAATCGGGAAGAGAACGCTCGACTTGTTTCTTGGAGGGCGAAGTACGCCGCGGCCGTGCGCCGTCTCGATCGACAGCTCGGGACGCTTCTCGGCGAGCTTCGAAGCTCGGGCCGCCTCGACCGCAGCTGGGTCGTTCTCACTTCCGACCACGGAGAGGAGTTCCTGGAGCACGGAAGCTGGGAGCACGGCCATAGCCTGTGCGACCATCAACTTCACGTCCCTCTCTGGATCCGAAAGCCAGGGGCGGCATGGGCCGGCCGCCGGATTTCCGAGCTCGTGAGCCTCGAGGACGTCATGCCAACGCTTCTGAGCGTGCTGTCGATGCCTATTCCCCCCGCCGTGCAGGGGCGTGACCGCTCGCCCTGGCTATCGGACGGCGATCCACCCCATGACGCGCCCGGGGAAGGCCTCGTCGCAAGCGGAGTAGTGAACGAGCCGGGATTGCTTTCTCTCCGAACGGACGGCCTCCATTTGATTTGGGACGAGGGCAGCGGTCGGATCGAGCTCTACGATACGGTGGAAGATCCCGAGGAGACGGAGAACCTGGCCAACGAGAGCCACGACGAAATCACGAAGCTGCAGCGTCTTCTCGCCGGGCGGGTGGCCGAGATCTCTTCCCAGGGCAGACTGGATGGCGAGAGCGTGCCGATCCCCGACCGGTTGCGCGATCAGCTGAGGGCCCTCGGATACATCCCATGA